A stretch of DNA from Methylosinus sp. LW4:
GTGTGGCGAATAGGTCGCGCTCGCCGAAGAAAAGCCGCGCGCCCGTCATAATTCTTGACCGCGGCCAAAGCGACAGATTAAAAAATATTTAGAAAATAGGAGTTGTCGATGGGTAGATTCCAGCGTTCGTCCGACTCCGAGCCGCCCCGCAGCGAAGCCTCCGAGCGCCTCGCCGATACGGTGGCGCAGCGGCTCGAGCGGCTGATCGCCCGCAAGGGCCGCTCGCTCGAGCGGCTCGCCGAGCTGAGCGGCGTCGAGCTGGAAGAGCTGCGGTCGATCGAATCCGGGGCCAAGGCGCCGACGATCGCCCATTTGTGGCGCATCGCCAATGCGATCGGCGTTCCCTTCGGCAGCCTCGTCGCCTCACAGGAGCGCAGCGGCGTGCTCGTCATGCGCAGGGCCAGCCCGCGGCTGATCGGCTCGCAGGACGGCAATTTTCTCTCGCGCCCGTTGTTTCCTTATGACAGCGCCCGGCCCGTCGAATTCTATGAGGTCACGATCGCGCCGCTGCATCAGGAGCGCGCCGAGGCCCATGCCCCGGGCGCGAAGGAGACGCTGGTCGTCGCGCAGGGCGAGATCGAGATCATCGCCGGTCGCGAGCCGCCGGTGACGCTCGCCGCGGGCGACGCCGTCGATTTTCTCGCCGACGTGCCGCACAGCTATCGCAATCTCGGCGAGACGCCGGCGAGCTTCTTTCTCGTAATGTCCTATGCCGCGGCCGAGGCGAGCGAGACGTGAGCGCTGCGGTCGGCGCTGTTCGACACACTATATGGTTCTTGTAGACGTATAGTAAGTGAATATAAAAAGATAAGTAATTGAAAGTAGTAAAATTTTCTATTTCGAATACTATTGATTTGCATGGGGCGCGACTGTAGTTATCGCTCGCGGTTCGGATTCGTCCCGCCGCGCTTTTTCGATGACGGCCGACGTTCATCGGCGTCCGCGCGAGCTGAAGCTCGCGTCGGCGCCGGGCGCATCGTTCGAGGAATGAACCCATGACCACGGAACCAGAAGTCCGGCGGACGCTGAGCGAATCTGCGGCCCGCCAGCTCGCCAATGCGACCAAGACGAGAGCGCAGTGGTCGGGCATCACCCCGCGCTGGCTCGTGTCCTTTCTGCCTTGGACGCCCGTCGAGGCCGGCATCTACCGGCTGAACCGCGTCAAGGAAGAGGGCGCCCTCACCGACGCCGACGTGACCTGCAGCCCGGCCCGCGACCGCGACGCCGATCTGCCGGAGACCTTCGTCGATTACGAGGATCATCCGCGCGAATATTCGATGAACGCGGTCACGACCGTGCTCGACGTGCAGACCCGCGTCTCCGATCTCTACAGCCATCCTTACGATCAGATCCAGGAGCAGGTCCGCCTGCTGACGGAGAAGGTCAAGGAGAAGCAGGAGAGCGAGCTCATCAACAACGCCGAATACGGCCTGCTCGCCAACGCCCATCCGTCCATGAAGATCAGGACGCGGACGGGCGCGCCGACGCCGGACGATCTCGACGAGCTCATCACCAAGGTGTGGAAGGAGCCGGCCTTCTTCCTCGCGCATCCGCGCGCCATTGCGGCCTTCGGTCGCGAATGCACTCGTCGCGGCGTGCCGCCGCCGACCGTCACTTTGTTCGGCTCGCCCTTCATCACCTGGCGCGGCCTGCCCTTGGTGCCGAGCGACAAGCTCTTCATCGACGAGAACGGCAAGACCAATATTCTGCTGCTGCGCACGGGCGAGAAGAAGCAGGGCGTGATCGGCCTGTTCCAGCCGGGCATTCCCGGCGAGGTGGCGCCGAGCCTCTCGGTGCGCTTCATGGGCATCAACCGCAAGGCCATCGCCTCCTATCTCATCTCGCTCTATTGCTCGGCCGCCGTGCTGACGCATGACGCGCTCGGCGTGCTCGAGGGCGTCGAGGTGGGCAAGTTCCACGATTACGGCGACAAATACGTCTGAGCGCATCGGGTCCCGCTTCGGCGGAACCCGAGTGATCGGCTGAAGCTTTCCTCATCCTGAGGAGGCGGCGTAGCCGCCGTCTCGAAGGACGAGGAATGCTTCGTTCGCCATCTTCTGGCGCTCGCGGGTGACGCTCTTGCGGCTTCTTGCGACGGAAGAGCTTTCGACAGAGACGAGGAATGATCATGTCTTCTGCGCCGTCCAATTCCGCGGCCTTCGGCGCCAGCGCGCCGGACGCGCCCTCCGAGGAGACGCTGACGCGCCATGGCGCGCCGTCCTTTCCCGATCCGGCCATGATCGCCCGCCTCGCCAATGCTTTTTTCCAGGCCTCGCCCAGCGAATCGCCGGCGACGCTCTCTCCCGGCGCGCCGATCGTGCCGCCGACCCTTCCCGAGGCGCCGGCCCCCTCCATCGTCACCAGCGTCGCGCCCTATGCGCCGGCGCGTGCGCCCGTGGGGCCGCCGGACGTTCCGCCGACGACGATTCCCTCCATCGCGCCGACGCCCAATCTCTCCGCGCCCTCGGCGCCGGTCGGTCTGCAGCCGGCGGTCCCGCCCTATGGGCTCTCGGATGTTCCGCAGCCGGGCGCGTCCGCCGGCGCCTTCGAGCCGGGGAGCCCTTCGGCGGCGGCGATCGATTATTCCGCCATTCCCAGCACGCTGGCGCAATATGGCGGCGCCGCCCCCGTGCAGGCGCCGGCGCCCTATGGCGCCTATGACGCCAGCTCCGTCCCCGGCGGCGTGAAAGCCGCCCCGGCCGACAATCTCTATTTCCTGCACGAGCGCGCGACGCCCGCCGCGGCGCCGTCCGATCCCTCGCTCTCGCTCGTCGATCGCTATGACGTCGATGTCGATGGCGCGCCGGAAGCGCCCGCCCTCGCCGCGCCGGAGAGCTTCGCCTATTCCGGCCCCTCCGAGGCCGATCCGCATCGCGTCTCGGATGCGTTCGCGCTGGGGACGCCCAATGTCGCGCTGCCGGAAATCTCCGGGCAGGAGCGCAGCTTCGCGCCCGGCGCCGCCGGTCCCGCGGCCACCGATTCGCTCTATTTCCTCGATCGCGCCGGCGCCGTTCCCGCCGCGCCGAAGACGGCTCCGCAAGAGTCGCAGGGCTATGCGCCGCAGCTCGCGGCCAGCGCGCCGGCGAGCCGGGCGGCCTTCGACCCCTATGCTGTGAAGCGCGACTTCCCCATTCTGCAGCAGCAGGTGCATGGCAAGCCGCTCATCTGGCTCGACAACGCCGCGACGACGCAAAAGCCGCAGGCGGTCATCGACCGTCTCGCCCATTTCTACGAATATGAGAACTCCAACATTCATCGCGCCGCCCATGCGCTGGCGGCGCGCTCGACCGACGCCTATGAGGCCGCGCGCGAGAAGGCGCGCCGCTTCCTGAAGGCGCCTTCGGTCAAGGACATCATCTTCGTGCGCGGCGCCACCGAGGCGATCAATCTCGTCGCCCAGGCCTGGGGTCGCCGCAATGTGCAGGCGGGGGACGAGATCGTCGTCTCCTGGCTCGAGCATCACGCCAATATCGTGCCCTGGCAGCAGCTCTGCGCCGAGAAAGGCGCGCGTCTGCGCGTCGCGCCGGTGGACGATCGCGGCCAGATCATCCTCGAGGAATATGAGAAGCTGCTGAACCCCAAGACGCGGATCGTCTCGGTGACGCAGGTCTCCAACGCGCTCGGCACGGTGACGCCGGTGCATGAGATCACGGCCATGGCCCATCGCCATGGCGCGCGCGTGCTCATCGACGGCGCGCAGTCCGTCTCGCATATGCCGGTGGACGTGCAGTCGATCGGCTGCGACTTCTTCGTCTTCTCCGGCCATAAGGTGTTCGGCCCGACGGGAATCGGCGTCGTCTACGGCAGGGACGACGTTCTCGCCGACATGCCGCCCTGGCAGGGCGGCGGCAATATGATCGCCGACGTCACCTTCGAGAAGACCATTTATCAAGGGCCGCCGGAGCGTTTCGAGGCCGGCACCGGCAATATCGCCGACGCCGTGGGCCTCGGCGCGGCGCTCGATTATGTCGAATCGATCGGCATGGAGGTGATCGCCCGCTATGAGCATGATCTCCTCGTCTATGCGACGGAGAAGATGCGCATGGTGCCGGGCCTCACCTTCATCGGCACGGCGGCGGAGAAGGCGAGCGTGCTCTCCTTCGTGCTCGACGGCCATCGCACCGAGGAGGTCGGCAAGGCGCTGGACCGCGAGGGCATAGCGGTGCGCGCCGGCCATCATTGCGCGCAGCCGATTCTGCGCCGCTTCGGCCTCGAGGCGACCGTGCGGCCGTCGCTGGCCTTCTATAATACATGCGCGGATGTCGATGCGCTGGTCGCCGCGCTTTTGCGCCTGCAGAGCGGCCGCGCCGGCTTTTTCTGAAGGGATGCCGCTCGTCGCTCGAGGGCTCGTGAACGGGCCTCTCGGGCGCTCGAGGAAAATCTTCTTTCGCGCCGGCAGGGGCGCATCCTCCCCATCTTCCATCCGTTGTTTCAACGAAAGCTCTATCGTCTTTATTGACTTCCAGACTCGCCACTAATAGTCTACAGTTTTTATAGACGAGGTGGCCAGATGCTGACGAAAAAAGGCAAATACGGCATCAAAGCCATGAGCTATCTCGCGCGATTCGAGCCTGGGCGGACGGTGCCGGTGCAGGAGATCGCGACGACGCAGCGCATCCCTAAAAAATTTCTCGACGCCATCCTCTGCGAGCTGCGCAATCTCGGCTATGTCAGCTCCAAAATGGGCAAGGGCGGCGGCTACACGCTGGCCCGCCCGGCCGAGACCATCACCGTCGGCAACATCATTCGCGCGCTCGACGGTCCGCTGGCGCCGCTCCCCTGCGCCAGCAAGACGCGCTACCAGCCCTGCGACGATTGCGTCGATGTCGAAAAATGCGCCGTCCGGCTGGTGATGCAGGACGCTCAGCGCGCTCTGTCCGGCGTGCTCGACAATTGCTCGCTCGCCCATGTTCGCGACCTCGCCGATGAGGTCGCGCTCTGCTACGAGATCTGATCTTTCAATCGTTTCGCAGCATTGCATAGCGCCTGCGGCGCGCATGGCGCCGTGCGGGCGGCCGAGCGCCGGCGCGCACGTGCGACGACGTGCGGATCGCCCTGCTTTTTTCGATGAGAAGTTGATCTTCTTTGTAGACTTAATGGATATAGTCGCCTAAAGTCCCCCTCCAGCCACGAAGATGCGAGCGCGCAATGCGCGCCGACGGAACGCGGACGCTTCTCGCAAGCATATGACGCCTATAGGCAATAGAGAAAAACGAGGTTGCGGGCACATGACGAAGACCTTGAAACGATCCGTGATCGCAATGATGCTGAGCGCATCGGCGGCGGCCCTCGCGATCGCCGAAGAGCAGAAGGCGCCGGCGGGCGCGGCTTCTGAATCGGCGCGCGTCAGCAAGCCGCATTGGGCGTGGCAGCCGGCCTACCAGCCCTTCGCGCCGAATGTGCAGAACAAGGACTGGTCCCGGTCCTCCTTCGACGCTTTCGTGCTGTCCAAGATCGAGGCGCGCGGCCTGACGCCTTCGCCGGACGCCGATCGCGCCATCTTCATTCGCCGCGCCACTCTGGACGCCTGGGGCCTCATCCCGACGCCGGAGGAGGTCGCCGCATTCGAGAACGACAAGAGCCCGGACGCCTATGAGAAGCTGATCGACCGTCTGCTCGCCTCGCCGCGCTACGGCGAGCGTCAGGCGCGCTTCTGGCTCGATCTCGCGCGCTACGCCGACAGCACCGGCTTCCAGAACGACAATACGCGGCCGAACATGTTCCGGTATCGCGATTACGTGATCAAGGCGTTCAACGACGACAAGTCCTACGCCCAGTTCATTCGCGAGCAGATCGCCGGCGACGAGATCGCGCCCGGCGATCAGGATGTGCTGGTCGCGACCGGCTTCCTCGCCGGCTACCCGGACAACAGCAACTCGCGCGATCTGGTGCAGCGCAAATATCAGATCACGACCGATATGGTCGACACGGTCGGCCAAGCGATCCTCGGCACGACGGTCGGCTGCGCGCGCTGCCACAATCACAAGACCGACAAGTTCACGCAGAAGGACTATTATTCTCTGCAGGCCTTCTTCGCCAACACCGCCTTCGACGAGAAGGTTCCGGCCAGGAAGGGCGAGGTGGAGGCCGAGTTCCAGAAGGAGCAGGCCGTCTACAACGAGGCGACCAAGGCCATTCGCGCGCGGCAGAAGGAGATCATCGACTCCGTTCGCGAGGCGGCGCTGAAATATCATAAAGAGCGCTATCTCACCGACAGCCGCGACTCGATCTTCAAGCCGAAGGATCAGTGGAACGCGATGGACCGCTGGGTCAATCACCGTCTCGTCGCGGTGACGGACGATACGGCGCTCGCCGGCTTCCTGCGCTACGCCGCCGACGACAAGACCGCGCCGGAGCACAGCGAGGAGATCGTCAAGAAGGCCGAGGAATATCAGAAGCTGACGCAGGAGCTGCGCAAGTTCCAGACTCTGCGCTCCAACAAGGGCTCGCTGAACTACACCGCCGCCACCGAGCTCGGCCATAGCGACGCGCCGCCCACGCATATTCTCTTCGTCGGCAATCATGAGAAGCCGCTCGACGAGGTGCAGCCGGCCTTCCCCGAGGGCATGACGACCGAGGCTCCCGACATCAAGCCGACGGCGACCTCCTCCGGCCGCCGCACGGCGCTCGCCGACTGGCTGGTGAGCGAGAAGAATCCGCTCACCGCGCGCGTTTTCGTCAATCGCGTGTGGAACCAGTATTTCGGCAAGGGCATCGTCGGCACGGTCAGCGACTTCGGCAAGGCCGGCGACAAGCCCACCAATCAGGAGCTGCTCGACCATCTCGCCTTCACCTTCGTGAAGGACGGCTGGAGCGTGAAGAAGCTGCATCGCTCCATCCTGCTCTCGGCGACCTATCGCCAGTCCTCCGATTATCGCGAGGATGTGGCCAAGGCCGATCCCGAGAACAAGCTGCTCGCCGTCTTCCCGCGCAAGCGTCTCGAGGCGGAGGAAATCCGTGACTCGATCCTCGTCGCGTCCGGCAAGCTCAATGAGAAGATCGGCGGCCCGAGCGTGTTCCCGCCCGTTCCGACGAATTTCGCCGGCGGCGGCAATTTCAATCAGGATCCCGCCTGGACCGTCTCCAAGGATCCGAACGATTACACCCGCCGCAGCCTCTACATCTTCACGCGCCGCAGCCTACCCTATCCTCTGCTCGAGACATTCGACATGGCGAATGCGCAGCAGATTCACAGCAAGCGCGATGTGACGACGACGCCGCTACAGGCGCTGACGCTCTACAACAGCGAGCTCGTCTTCCAATGGTCGCAGGCGCTGGCGGGCCGCGTGATCGAGGAGGCCGGCGACAATGAGGCCGCGCAGCTCGATCGCCTCTATCTCGTGCTGTTCGGCCGCAAGCCGAGCGAGCCGGAGGTAAAGGCGCTGCACGCCTTCCTCGACCAGCATCAGAAGACGATCGCCGAGAAGGCCGAGAACGGCAAGCTCTCGATCGCGGTGCCGGTGACGACGAAGGCGCATTTCGTCGATCCGCTTCGCGCCTCCGCCTTCGTCGATCTCGTGCACACGGTCGTGAACAGCAACGATTTCGTCTACCGCTTCTAAAAGACACCACAGCAATCTGAACCGAGGGGAGCATCTCATGCTCATCAAGACATCGCGTCGCGAATGGCTGCGTAGCGCGGCCTATGGAGTGGGTGGTTTCGCTGTTTCCGGCATGATGCCCGGCGGCGGCTGGTTCGGGGTTCCCGACGCCAATGCGGCGGCCACTTTCGTCGATCCGCTGGCGCCCAAGCAGCCGCATTTTCCGGCCAAGGTGAAATCGGTCATCTGGGTGCATCTGGACGGCGCGCCCAGCACC
This window harbors:
- a CDS encoding helix-turn-helix domain-containing protein yields the protein MGRFQRSSDSEPPRSEASERLADTVAQRLERLIARKGRSLERLAELSGVELEELRSIESGAKAPTIAHLWRIANAIGVPFGSLVASQERSGVLVMRRASPRLIGSQDGNFLSRPLFPYDSARPVEFYEVTIAPLHQERAEAHAPGAKETLVVAQGEIEIIAGREPPVTLAAGDAVDFLADVPHSYRNLGETPASFFLVMSYAAAEASET
- a CDS encoding family 2A encapsulin nanocompartment shell protein, whose translation is MTTEPEVRRTLSESAARQLANATKTRAQWSGITPRWLVSFLPWTPVEAGIYRLNRVKEEGALTDADVTCSPARDRDADLPETFVDYEDHPREYSMNAVTTVLDVQTRVSDLYSHPYDQIQEQVRLLTEKVKEKQESELINNAEYGLLANAHPSMKIRTRTGAPTPDDLDELITKVWKEPAFFLAHPRAIAAFGRECTRRGVPPPTVTLFGSPFITWRGLPLVPSDKLFIDENGKTNILLLRTGEKKQGVIGLFQPGIPGEVAPSLSVRFMGINRKAIASYLISLYCSAAVLTHDALGVLEGVEVGKFHDYGDKYV
- a CDS encoding family 2A encapsulin nanocompartment cargo protein cysteine desulfurase: MSSAPSNSAAFGASAPDAPSEETLTRHGAPSFPDPAMIARLANAFFQASPSESPATLSPGAPIVPPTLPEAPAPSIVTSVAPYAPARAPVGPPDVPPTTIPSIAPTPNLSAPSAPVGLQPAVPPYGLSDVPQPGASAGAFEPGSPSAAAIDYSAIPSTLAQYGGAAPVQAPAPYGAYDASSVPGGVKAAPADNLYFLHERATPAAAPSDPSLSLVDRYDVDVDGAPEAPALAAPESFAYSGPSEADPHRVSDAFALGTPNVALPEISGQERSFAPGAAGPAATDSLYFLDRAGAVPAAPKTAPQESQGYAPQLAASAPASRAAFDPYAVKRDFPILQQQVHGKPLIWLDNAATTQKPQAVIDRLAHFYEYENSNIHRAAHALAARSTDAYEAAREKARRFLKAPSVKDIIFVRGATEAINLVAQAWGRRNVQAGDEIVVSWLEHHANIVPWQQLCAEKGARLRVAPVDDRGQIILEEYEKLLNPKTRIVSVTQVSNALGTVTPVHEITAMAHRHGARVLIDGAQSVSHMPVDVQSIGCDFFVFSGHKVFGPTGIGVVYGRDDVLADMPPWQGGGNMIADVTFEKTIYQGPPERFEAGTGNIADAVGLGAALDYVESIGMEVIARYEHDLLVYATEKMRMVPGLTFIGTAAEKASVLSFVLDGHRTEEVGKALDREGIAVRAGHHCAQPILRRFGLEATVRPSLAFYNTCADVDALVAALLRLQSGRAGFF
- a CDS encoding RrF2 family transcriptional regulator → MLTKKGKYGIKAMSYLARFEPGRTVPVQEIATTQRIPKKFLDAILCELRNLGYVSSKMGKGGGYTLARPAETITVGNIIRALDGPLAPLPCASKTRYQPCDDCVDVEKCAVRLVMQDAQRALSGVLDNCSLAHVRDLADEVALCYEI
- a CDS encoding DUF1549 and DUF1553 domain-containing protein, with the translated sequence MTKTLKRSVIAMMLSASAAALAIAEEQKAPAGAASESARVSKPHWAWQPAYQPFAPNVQNKDWSRSSFDAFVLSKIEARGLTPSPDADRAIFIRRATLDAWGLIPTPEEVAAFENDKSPDAYEKLIDRLLASPRYGERQARFWLDLARYADSTGFQNDNTRPNMFRYRDYVIKAFNDDKSYAQFIREQIAGDEIAPGDQDVLVATGFLAGYPDNSNSRDLVQRKYQITTDMVDTVGQAILGTTVGCARCHNHKTDKFTQKDYYSLQAFFANTAFDEKVPARKGEVEAEFQKEQAVYNEATKAIRARQKEIIDSVREAALKYHKERYLTDSRDSIFKPKDQWNAMDRWVNHRLVAVTDDTALAGFLRYAADDKTAPEHSEEIVKKAEEYQKLTQELRKFQTLRSNKGSLNYTAATELGHSDAPPTHILFVGNHEKPLDEVQPAFPEGMTTEAPDIKPTATSSGRRTALADWLVSEKNPLTARVFVNRVWNQYFGKGIVGTVSDFGKAGDKPTNQELLDHLAFTFVKDGWSVKKLHRSILLSATYRQSSDYREDVAKADPENKLLAVFPRKRLEAEEIRDSILVASGKLNEKIGGPSVFPPVPTNFAGGGNFNQDPAWTVSKDPNDYTRRSLYIFTRRSLPYPLLETFDMANAQQIHSKRDVTTTPLQALTLYNSELVFQWSQALAGRVIEEAGDNEAAQLDRLYLVLFGRKPSEPEVKALHAFLDQHQKTIAEKAENGKLSIAVPVTTKAHFVDPLRASAFVDLVHTVVNSNDFVYRF